From one Nocardioides scoriae genomic stretch:
- a CDS encoding ferritin-like domain-containing protein, whose product MDRDVTPVQALQKALAAEHAAVYLYGILGARSSSSEQPVLFARLQQAYADHRDARDGLVALLARREVDPVASQTDYELPGPVGTPDEVQAVARTVERRVTDTYGELVANTAGDDRRLAVAALATSAVRELGFGGAPVDLPGLG is encoded by the coding sequence GTGGACCGCGACGTGACCCCGGTGCAGGCGCTGCAGAAGGCGCTCGCCGCGGAGCACGCGGCCGTCTACCTCTACGGCATCCTCGGCGCCCGGTCCTCCTCCTCCGAGCAGCCGGTGCTGTTCGCCCGGCTGCAGCAGGCGTACGCCGACCACCGCGACGCCCGCGACGGCCTCGTGGCCCTGCTCGCCCGGCGCGAGGTCGACCCCGTCGCCTCTCAGACCGACTACGAGCTGCCCGGCCCCGTCGGCACCCCCGACGAGGTCCAGGCCGTGGCCCGCACCGTGGAGCGCCGCGTCACCGACACCTACGGCGAGCTGGTCGCCAACACCGCCGGCGACGACCGCCGGCTGGCCGTCGCCGCCCTCGCGACCAGCGCCGTGCGCGAGCTCGGCTTCGGCGGCGCGCCGGTGGACCTCCCCGGCCTGGGCTGA
- a CDS encoding twin-arginine translocation signal domain-containing protein → MLSRRGFLAGGTAGVAALAAASVTGCSVDAPLGEDRPRRPASPSPDVAVATTALAAVRAMVDALRATVTTFPATRGDLVPLLSMHRAHVATLVDAVPGGATPSTSAPTYAVPGGRPAALRELRRREGVLQARLGELAVQAQSGEFARLLASMGAGTGQRLATWTAT, encoded by the coding sequence GTGCTCTCCCGTCGTGGCTTCCTGGCCGGTGGCACCGCGGGGGTCGCGGCGCTCGCCGCCGCCTCGGTGACCGGCTGCTCGGTCGACGCGCCGCTGGGCGAGGACCGCCCCCGCCGGCCGGCGAGCCCCTCCCCCGACGTCGCCGTGGCGACCACCGCGCTGGCCGCCGTGCGCGCGATGGTCGACGCGCTGCGGGCCACGGTCACCACCTTCCCCGCGACCCGCGGCGACCTCGTCCCGCTGCTGTCGATGCACCGCGCCCACGTCGCGACGCTCGTCGACGCCGTGCCGGGGGGCGCCACCCCGTCGACCAGCGCGCCGACGTACGCCGTCCCGGGCGGGCGCCCCGCCGCGCTGCGCGAGCTGCGCCGCCGCGAGGGGGTGCTGCAGGCCCGGCTCGGCGAGCTGGCCGTGCAGGCCCAGAGCGGCGAGTTCGCCCGGCTGCTCGCCTCGATGGGGGCCGGCACCGGTCAGCGCCTGGCCACGTGGACCGCGACGTGA
- the rimP gene encoding ribosome maturation factor RimP, whose protein sequence is MTTSSTRDRLTEALTEPMTALGLDLEAVDLSAAGKRSVLRVAVDKDGGVSMDDIAEATREVSRVLDDGDLMGERAYTLEVSSRGVDRPLALPRHWRRNVGRLVQVTFADPATEAVTGRLVSSDEDGAGLEVDGSPRRVLFDEVARAQVQIEFTKHEES, encoded by the coding sequence ATGACCACGTCAAGCACCAGGGACCGCCTCACCGAGGCGCTGACCGAGCCGATGACCGCGCTCGGCCTCGACCTCGAGGCCGTCGACCTCTCCGCCGCCGGGAAGCGCAGCGTGCTCCGCGTGGCCGTCGACAAGGACGGCGGCGTCTCGATGGACGACATCGCCGAGGCGACCCGCGAGGTCTCGCGCGTCCTCGACGACGGCGACCTCATGGGGGAGCGCGCCTACACCCTCGAGGTGTCCTCGCGCGGCGTCGACCGCCCGCTCGCCCTGCCGCGCCACTGGCGCCGCAACGTCGGCCGGCTGGTCCAGGTCACCTTCGCCGACCCGGCCACCGAGGCCGTGACCGGCCGCCTGGTCTCCTCCGACGAGGACGGCGCCGGGCTGGAGGTCGACGGGAGCCCGCGACGGGTCTTGTTCGACGAGGTCGCGCGCGCCCAGGTCCAGATCGAGTTCACCAAGCACGAGGAGTCCTGA
- the nusA gene encoding transcription termination factor NusA, with the protein MDIDMTLLRMLEREKEIPFEVLVEAIEQALLTAYLRSTGAQESARVELDRKSGHVVVMAQETDDEGNVVGEFDDTPAGFGRIAATTAKQIMLQRLRDAEDERKFGEFLGKEGDIVSGLIQQGRDPNDVMVDLGQLEALLPPGERVPGEDYSHGTRIKCLVVSVRKGMRGPQVMLSRTHPNLVKKLFALEVPEIADGTVEIAGIAREAGHRTKIAVHTRVPGVNAKGSCIGPMGQRVRNVMNELAGEKIDIIDWSDDPATLVGNALSPARVSSVTVVDAAARSARVVVPDFQLSLAIGKEGQNARLAARLTGWRIDIRSDEASTD; encoded by the coding sequence ATGGACATCGACATGACCCTGCTGCGCATGCTCGAGCGCGAGAAGGAGATCCCCTTCGAGGTGCTCGTCGAGGCGATCGAGCAGGCGCTGCTGACGGCGTACCTCCGCAGCACCGGGGCCCAGGAGAGCGCGCGCGTCGAGCTCGACCGCAAGAGCGGCCACGTCGTGGTGATGGCCCAGGAGACCGACGACGAGGGCAACGTGGTCGGCGAGTTCGACGACACCCCCGCCGGGTTCGGCCGGATCGCGGCGACGACGGCGAAGCAGATCATGCTGCAGCGGCTGCGCGACGCCGAGGACGAGCGCAAGTTCGGGGAGTTCCTCGGCAAGGAGGGCGACATCGTCTCGGGCCTGATCCAGCAGGGCCGGGACCCCAACGACGTCATGGTCGACCTGGGCCAGCTCGAGGCGCTGCTGCCGCCGGGCGAGCGCGTGCCGGGTGAGGACTACTCCCACGGCACCCGCATCAAGTGCCTGGTCGTGAGCGTCCGCAAGGGGATGCGCGGCCCGCAGGTGATGCTCTCGCGCACCCACCCCAACCTGGTCAAGAAGCTGTTCGCCCTCGAGGTGCCCGAGATCGCCGACGGCACCGTCGAGATCGCCGGGATCGCGCGCGAGGCCGGCCACCGCACCAAGATCGCGGTCCACACCCGGGTGCCGGGCGTCAACGCCAAGGGCTCCTGCATCGGTCCGATGGGGCAGCGGGTCCGCAACGTGATGAACGAGCTGGCCGGCGAGAAGATCGACATCATCGACTGGTCCGACGACCCCGCGACGCTGGTCGGCAACGCGCTGAGCCCCGCCCGGGTCTCCAGCGTCACCGTGGTCGACGCGGCCGCGCGCTCGGCCCGCGTCGTGGTGCCCGACTTCCAGCTCTCGCTCGCGATCGGCAAGGAGGGCCAGAACGCCCGCCTCGCCGCCCGGCTCACCGGCTGGCGCATCGACATCCGCTCCGACGAGGCCTCGACCGACTGA
- a CDS encoding GNAT family N-acetyltransferase, which translates to MSDAPRLPDPGDPHDPHDLHDLHDLDALHAAHVRRVAALDPLAGVPAPLRGEDARAVRAPDGRALALVDVVATDAGGTGALWSEDRVGRLQLRLSGDEQPVEELADLLARACDLLPPDLAVQVTVASRDLVLTRPLLVAGFAATTTTAVRRVTTTDARQRPEVPEGLRVRPATGDDVEALVAATLAVQAFDTRAGILPRRTGLEPVVRREVEEAVADRSGWSWVAERDGAVVGVVRASPPEHSDWIATSVGQGPTAYLGLLHVDPAARGGGTGAALAATVHLRAAAAGVRTVALHHSATNPLSAPFWARTGYRPVLTTWQRQPRT; encoded by the coding sequence GTGAGCGACGCACCCCGCCTCCCGGACCCGGGCGACCCGCACGACCCGCACGACCTGCACGACCTGCACGACCTGGACGCCCTCCACGCCGCGCACGTGCGTCGCGTGGCGGCGCTCGACCCCCTGGCCGGGGTGCCGGCCCCCCTCCGGGGCGAGGACGCCCGCGCGGTCCGGGCGCCGGACGGACGGGCGCTGGCGCTGGTCGACGTCGTGGCCACCGACGCCGGGGGCACCGGGGCGCTGTGGAGCGAGGACCGCGTCGGCCGGCTCCAGCTCCGCCTGTCCGGGGACGAGCAGCCCGTCGAGGAGCTCGCCGACCTGCTGGCCCGCGCCTGCGACCTGCTGCCGCCCGACCTCGCGGTCCAGGTCACCGTCGCCTCCCGCGACCTCGTGCTCACCCGGCCGCTGCTGGTCGCGGGGTTCGCCGCGACCACCACGACGGCCGTGCGCCGGGTCACCACGACCGACGCGCGGCAGCGGCCCGAGGTGCCCGAGGGCCTGCGGGTGCGTCCCGCCACCGGCGACGACGTCGAGGCGCTCGTCGCCGCCACGCTGGCCGTGCAGGCCTTCGACACCCGGGCCGGGATCCTGCCCCGGCGCACCGGCCTCGAGCCGGTCGTGCGCCGCGAGGTCGAGGAGGCCGTGGCCGACCGGTCCGGCTGGAGCTGGGTGGCCGAGCGCGACGGCGCGGTCGTGGGGGTGGTCCGGGCCAGCCCGCCCGAGCACTCCGACTGGATCGCGACCTCGGTGGGGCAGGGGCCGACGGCGTACCTGGGGCTGCTCCACGTGGATCCCGCCGCCCGCGGCGGCGGGACCGGTGCGGCGCTGGCCGCGACGGTGCACCTGCGCGCCGCGGCGGCCGGCGTGCGCACGGTCGCCCTGCACCACAGCGCCACGAACCCGCTGTCGGCGCCGTTCTGGGCGCGCACGGGCTACCGGCCCGTGCTCACCACCTGGCAGCGCCAGCCGCGGACCTGA
- a CDS encoding YlxR family protein, producing the protein MDSLLGDTRHEDGPVRTCVGCRQRATKRELLRVVARSDSDDQDASWSVEPDPTGSAAGRGAHLHPTDTCLALAERSRAFARALRHDVRGRGVLRLDRLREHLAARTTTN; encoded by the coding sequence GTGGATTCACTGCTGGGCGACACACGACACGAGGACGGTCCCGTCCGGACCTGCGTCGGGTGCCGGCAGCGAGCCACCAAGCGTGAGTTGCTGCGAGTGGTCGCTCGCTCGGACTCCGACGACCAGGACGCCTCCTGGTCCGTCGAGCCCGATCCGACCGGCTCCGCCGCAGGCCGTGGGGCGCACCTGCACCCCACCGACACGTGCCTGGCCCTGGCCGAGCGCAGTCGGGCCTTCGCTCGCGCCCTGCGCCACGACGTGCGGGGCCGAGGGGTCCTGCGCCTGGACCGGCTCCGGGAGCACCTCGCGGCCCGCACCACCACGAACTGA
- the infB gene encoding translation initiation factor IF-2, translating to MANTRVSDLAKKYGVPSKQVITLLGELGEFVKAPSSGINPLVEKRFNDTYGDQLKASAEATAAKKTARKAPASAPAAAPAETPAPAAAPSAEPAPADAPAPAAEAPAAESAPVFRPGPRPGPRAPKAPEPEPAVEQPAAAAPEAPAARASQPDAGGQEAPAAPTPPAADAPAAAAPSPGAGFKPGPRPPRPGAPRPGNNPFSSTQGMGRRPAPRPGGAAPSSDAPAPAGNDQQRPPRPPAARDGMPRPNPAMMPKSPAAFGGGPGGRPGPGGRGPGGPGGPGGARGGPPARGGAPGRGGFGGGAPGMGGGPGGAPGRPGGPAGRGRPGQRGSTQGAFGRPGGPSRRGRKSKRARRQEFEAMQAPTIGGVRVRKGDGETVRLARGASLTDFAEKIGVDAASLVQMLFHLGEMVTATESVNDETLQLLGDELNYTVEVVSPEDEDRELLDSFDLQFGSDEGDEDMLEARPPVVTVMGHVDHGKTKLLDALRSANVVDKEAGGITQHIGAYQVAAEVDGDERRITLIDTPGHEAFTAMRARGAQATDIAILVVAADDGVMPQTVEALNHAKAANVPIVVAVNKIDVPAADPTKVRGQLSEYGLVPEEYGGDTMFVDVSAREQLNLDKLLEAVVLTADASLDLRANPEQDAQGLVVEAHLDRGRGPVATILVQRGTLRVGDSIVAGPAHGRVRAMIDEHGENIEEAYPSRPAMVLGLSGVPGAGQNFIVVEDDRMARQIAEKRESRERAAMQAKRRVRRSLEDFMASMEKGKSQELNLILKGDVSGSVEALEDSLAQIDVGDEVTLRVIDRGVGAITETNVDLAAASDAIIIGFNVRPQGKATEMADREGVEIRYYSVIYNAIEEIEAALKGLLKPEFEESTLGQAEIRAIFRSSKIGNIAGCMVTGGVIRRNAKVRLIRDGSVVQDNLDLASLKREKDDASEVREGFECGLVLRGFNDIKEGDIVEAFEMKEIPRG from the coding sequence GTGGCAAACACCAGAGTCAGCGATCTCGCCAAGAAGTACGGCGTGCCGAGCAAGCAGGTCATCACCCTGCTCGGTGAGCTCGGCGAGTTCGTCAAGGCACCGTCGTCGGGCATCAACCCGCTCGTCGAGAAGCGCTTCAACGACACCTACGGCGACCAGCTCAAGGCCTCGGCCGAGGCGACCGCCGCCAAGAAGACGGCCAGGAAGGCACCTGCGTCGGCCCCGGCCGCCGCCCCCGCCGAGACGCCGGCGCCCGCCGCTGCGCCCAGCGCGGAGCCCGCCCCCGCCGACGCCCCGGCCCCCGCTGCCGAGGCCCCCGCCGCGGAGAGCGCTCCCGTCTTCCGTCCCGGACCGCGTCCCGGACCGCGTGCCCCCAAGGCGCCCGAGCCCGAGCCCGCCGTCGAGCAGCCGGCTGCCGCCGCCCCCGAGGCCCCGGCCGCGCGGGCGTCCCAGCCCGACGCCGGCGGTCAGGAGGCCCCTGCGGCCCCGACGCCCCCCGCGGCCGACGCCCCGGCCGCCGCGGCGCCCTCCCCGGGTGCCGGCTTCAAGCCCGGTCCGCGACCGCCCCGCCCGGGCGCCCCGCGCCCCGGCAACAACCCCTTCAGCTCCACCCAGGGCATGGGCCGTCGTCCGGCGCCCCGTCCCGGTGGTGCCGCGCCGTCCTCGGACGCCCCGGCCCCCGCGGGCAACGACCAGCAGCGGCCGCCGCGTCCCCCCGCGGCCCGTGACGGCATGCCCCGCCCCAACCCGGCGATGATGCCCAAGTCCCCGGCCGCCTTCGGCGGCGGCCCCGGCGGTCGTCCCGGCCCCGGCGGACGCGGTCCCGGTGGTCCTGGTGGCCCCGGCGGCGCTCGTGGTGGCCCGCCCGCTCGCGGCGGTGCCCCGGGTCGCGGCGGCTTCGGCGGCGGCGCTCCCGGCATGGGCGGCGGTCCCGGTGGTGCACCGGGTCGTCCCGGCGGTCCCGCCGGGCGCGGCCGTCCCGGCCAGCGCGGCAGCACCCAGGGCGCCTTCGGTCGCCCCGGTGGCCCCTCGCGTCGTGGACGCAAGAGCAAGCGCGCCCGTCGTCAGGAGTTCGAGGCCATGCAGGCCCCGACGATCGGCGGCGTGCGGGTCCGCAAGGGCGACGGCGAGACCGTCCGCCTGGCCCGCGGTGCCTCGCTGACCGACTTCGCCGAGAAGATCGGCGTCGACGCCGCCTCGCTGGTGCAGATGCTGTTCCACCTGGGCGAGATGGTCACCGCGACCGAGTCGGTCAACGACGAGACGCTGCAGCTGCTCGGCGACGAGCTCAACTACACCGTCGAGGTCGTCTCCCCCGAGGACGAGGACCGCGAGCTGCTCGACTCCTTCGACCTGCAGTTCGGGTCCGACGAGGGCGACGAGGACATGCTCGAGGCCCGTCCGCCGGTCGTGACCGTCATGGGTCACGTCGACCACGGAAAGACCAAGCTGCTCGACGCGCTGCGCAGCGCCAACGTCGTCGACAAGGAGGCCGGTGGCATCACGCAGCACATCGGTGCCTACCAGGTCGCGGCCGAGGTCGACGGCGACGAGCGTCGCATCACCCTGATCGACACCCCCGGTCACGAGGCGTTCACCGCCATGCGTGCCCGTGGTGCCCAGGCGACCGACATCGCGATCCTCGTGGTGGCGGCCGACGACGGCGTCATGCCGCAGACGGTCGAGGCGCTCAACCACGCCAAGGCCGCCAACGTGCCGATCGTGGTCGCGGTCAACAAGATCGACGTGCCCGCGGCGGACCCGACCAAGGTCCGCGGCCAGCTCAGCGAGTACGGCCTGGTCCCCGAGGAGTACGGCGGCGACACCATGTTCGTCGACGTCTCCGCCCGGGAGCAGCTCAACCTCGACAAGCTGCTCGAGGCCGTCGTGCTGACCGCCGACGCGTCCCTCGACCTGCGCGCCAACCCCGAGCAGGACGCCCAGGGCCTGGTCGTCGAGGCTCACCTGGACCGCGGTCGCGGCCCGGTGGCCACGATCCTGGTCCAGCGCGGCACCCTGCGCGTGGGCGACTCGATCGTCGCCGGTCCGGCCCACGGCCGCGTCCGCGCCATGATCGACGAGCACGGCGAGAACATCGAGGAGGCCTACCCCTCGCGCCCCGCGATGGTGCTCGGTCTGTCCGGCGTGCCCGGCGCGGGCCAGAACTTCATCGTGGTCGAGGACGACCGCATGGCCCGCCAGATCGCGGAGAAGCGCGAGTCGCGCGAGCGGGCGGCCATGCAGGCCAAGCGCCGCGTGCGCCGCAGCCTCGAGGACTTCATGGCCTCGATGGAGAAGGGCAAGAGCCAGGAGCTCAACCTGATCCTCAAGGGCGACGTGTCCGGTTCGGTCGAGGCCCTCGAGGACTCGCTGGCCCAGATCGACGTGGGCGACGAGGTGACGCTGCGCGTCATCGACCGCGGTGTCGGTGCCATCACCGAGACCAACGTCGACCTGGCCGCGGCCTCCGACGCGATCATCATCGGGTTCAACGTCCGCCCGCAGGGCAAGGCGACCGAGATGGCCGACCGCGAGGGCGTCGAGATCCGCTACTACTCGGTGATCTACAACGCCATCGAGGAGATCGAGGCGGCGCTCAAGGGCCTGCTCAAGCCCGAGTTCGAGGAGTCGACCCTGGGCCAGGCGGAGATCCGTGCGATCTTCCGCAGCTCCAAGATCGGCAACATCGCGGGCTGCATGGTCACCGGCGGCGTCATCCGGCGCAACGCCAAGGTCCGGCTCATCCGCGACGGCTCCGTGGTCCAGGACAACCTGGACCTCGCCTCGCTCAAGCGCGAGAAGGACGACGCGTCCGAGGTCCGCGAGGGCTTCGAGTGCGGTCTGGTCCTGCGCGGCTTCAACGACATCAAGGAGGGCGACATCGTCGAGGCCTTCGAGATGAAGGAGATCCCGCGGGGCTGA
- the rbfA gene encoding 30S ribosome-binding factor RbfA, which yields MASPRVRKIADRIKVVVAEMLERRVKDPRLGFVTITDVRVSGDTQQATIFYTVLGAEADLDGTAAALASARGLIRSEVGKQLGTRHVPTLEFIHDALPETARQIDDLLDRVRASDADLAQNATGATYAGEPDPYRKPREQDDLDEDDAERGDEGDAQDDPRA from the coding sequence ATGGCAAGCCCCCGCGTGCGCAAGATCGCCGACCGGATCAAGGTCGTCGTCGCCGAGATGCTCGAGCGTCGCGTCAAGGACCCGCGTCTGGGGTTCGTCACCATCACCGACGTGCGCGTCTCCGGTGACACCCAGCAGGCCACCATCTTCTACACCGTGCTGGGCGCCGAGGCCGACCTCGACGGCACGGCTGCGGCCCTGGCCTCGGCGCGCGGCCTGATCCGCTCCGAGGTGGGCAAGCAGCTCGGCACCCGTCACGTGCCGACCCTGGAGTTCATCCACGACGCGCTGCCCGAGACCGCGCGCCAGATCGACGACCTCCTCGACCGGGTGCGCGCCAGCGACGCCGACCTGGCCCAGAACGCCACCGGCGCGACGTACGCCGGCGAGCCCGACCCCTACCGGAAGCCCCGCGAGCAGGACGACCTCGACGAGGACGACGCCGAGCGGGGCGACGAGGGCGACGCGCAGGACGACCCCCGGGCGTGA
- the truB gene encoding tRNA pseudouridine(55) synthase TruB, giving the protein MSPAAARPEPTPGLVVVDKPGGMTSHDVVSRGRRLLGTRKVGHAGTLDPMATGVLVLGVGRATRLLGHLLLSEKAYAATVRLGATTTTDDAEGDLLVARPTGHVTDDDVRRVLAGFVGELDQVPSAVSAVKVDGKRAYQRVRDGETVELAPRRVTIHDLQVHDVRLGEDHVDVDLSVRCSSGTYVRAIARDAGEALGVGGHLTALRRTSVGPFGLEVARTLEELAESPGVLPIHEAARIGFPGVDLDDAQATDVRIGRRLDLDLGHPGPVALFAPGGAFLALYEQAGEQARAVAVFTG; this is encoded by the coding sequence GTGAGCCCCGCCGCCGCGCGACCCGAACCGACCCCGGGCCTGGTCGTGGTCGACAAGCCCGGCGGGATGACCTCCCACGACGTCGTCTCCCGCGGTCGCCGGCTGCTCGGCACCCGCAAGGTGGGCCACGCCGGCACGCTCGACCCGATGGCCACCGGCGTGCTGGTGCTCGGCGTCGGCCGAGCCACCCGGCTGCTGGGCCACCTGCTGCTGTCCGAGAAGGCGTACGCCGCCACGGTGCGGCTGGGCGCCACCACCACGACCGACGACGCCGAGGGCGACCTGCTGGTCGCCCGGCCGACCGGCCACGTCACCGACGACGACGTGCGCCGCGTCCTGGCCGGCTTCGTCGGCGAGCTCGACCAGGTGCCGTCGGCGGTCTCGGCCGTCAAGGTCGACGGCAAGCGGGCCTACCAGCGGGTGCGCGACGGCGAGACGGTCGAGCTCGCGCCCCGCCGCGTCACGATCCACGACCTCCAGGTCCACGACGTGCGCCTCGGCGAGGACCACGTCGACGTCGACCTGTCGGTGCGCTGCTCCAGCGGCACCTACGTCCGCGCGATCGCCCGCGACGCCGGCGAGGCGCTCGGCGTCGGGGGCCACCTGACCGCGCTGCGCCGCACCTCGGTGGGGCCGTTCGGCCTCGAGGTCGCCCGCACCCTGGAGGAGCTGGCCGAGAGCCCCGGGGTGCTGCCCATCCACGAGGCGGCCCGGATCGGGTTCCCCGGCGTCGACCTCGACGACGCCCAGGCCACCGACGTGCGGATCGGCCGACGCCTCGACCTCGACCTCGGCCACCCCGGACCGGTCGCCCTGTTCGCCCCCGGGGGTGCGTTCCTGGCGCTCTACGAGCAGGCGGGCGAGCAGGCCCGGGCCGTCGCGGTCTTCACCGGCTGA
- a CDS encoding bifunctional riboflavin kinase/FAD synthetase: MRIWRSLDDVPADLGATVVTIGNFDGVHLGHRAVLRRARERADRDGLRVVAATFDPHPMAVLRPDHAPLTLTDVERRCLLLGEAGVDDVFVIPFSREIAAWTPQEFIDRVLVDGLHAAAVVVGANFRFGARAGGDVALLREVGRERGFTAEGIELDGGPQVWSSTYVRTCLAAGDVEGAAEALGRAFTVIGQVVRGDQRGRELGYPTANVPTQGIAAPADGVYAGWLRVLDTTDPLAGQSLPVAISVGTNPTFEGDRERRVESFVLDRSDLDLYDRTVEVAFVAHIRGMVRFDGVEPLLERMALDVERTRELLGLVP, translated from the coding sequence GTGCGCATCTGGCGATCCCTCGACGACGTGCCCGCCGACCTCGGCGCCACGGTGGTGACGATCGGCAACTTCGACGGCGTCCACCTCGGTCACCGGGCGGTGCTGCGCCGCGCTCGCGAGCGGGCCGACCGCGACGGGCTGCGCGTGGTCGCGGCCACCTTCGACCCGCACCCGATGGCGGTGCTGCGGCCCGACCACGCGCCGCTGACCCTCACCGACGTCGAGCGGCGCTGCCTGCTGCTGGGCGAGGCCGGCGTCGACGACGTCTTCGTGATCCCGTTCTCGCGCGAGATCGCCGCGTGGACGCCGCAGGAGTTCATCGACCGCGTGCTGGTCGACGGCCTCCACGCCGCCGCCGTGGTGGTGGGGGCCAACTTCCGCTTCGGCGCCCGGGCGGGCGGCGACGTCGCCCTGCTGCGCGAGGTCGGCCGCGAGCGCGGGTTCACCGCCGAGGGGATCGAGCTCGACGGCGGTCCGCAGGTGTGGTCCTCGACCTACGTCCGCACCTGTCTGGCGGCCGGCGACGTCGAGGGCGCCGCCGAGGCGCTGGGCCGCGCCTTCACCGTCATCGGCCAGGTCGTGCGCGGCGACCAGCGCGGCCGCGAGCTCGGCTACCCCACGGCCAACGTGCCGACCCAGGGGATCGCCGCTCCCGCCGACGGGGTGTACGCCGGCTGGCTGCGCGTCCTCGACACCACCGACCCGCTCGCCGGTCAGTCGCTCCCGGTCGCGATCAGCGTCGGCACCAACCCGACCTTCGAGGGCGACCGCGAGCGCCGCGTCGAGTCGTTCGTGCTCGACCGCAGCGACCTCGACCTCTACGACCGCACCGTGGAGGTGGCCTTCGTGGCCCACATCCGCGGGATGGTCCGCTTCGACGGGGTCGAGCCGCTGCTGGAGCGGATGGCCCTCGACGTCGAGCGCACCCGCGAGCTGCTCGGCCTGGTGCCGTGA